In Deinococcus puniceus, one genomic interval encodes:
- a CDS encoding DUF427 domain-containing protein, with product MLRSPKPIAPRAGQESVWAYPRPPRLERTAKRIEVVLGGVVIADTTDAYRVLETSHPPGYYLPRAAFLPGVLEAAHGASFCEWKGEAAYWTLSAGGKTAARAGWSYERPTPAFAAIAGFVAVYAGQMDECRLDGERVTPQPGGFYGGWITADVVGPFKGGPGSMGW from the coding sequence ATGTTGCGTTCTCCCAAACCTATTGCTCCCCGCGCAGGCCAAGAAAGCGTGTGGGCCTACCCGCGCCCGCCCCGCTTGGAACGCACCGCCAAACGGATAGAAGTCGTGCTGGGCGGCGTTGTTATTGCCGATACCACTGACGCTTACCGGGTACTGGAAACCAGTCATCCCCCCGGTTACTACCTACCCCGCGCCGCCTTTTTGCCCGGTGTGCTGGAGGCCGCCCACGGCGCAAGCTTTTGCGAATGGAAGGGCGAGGCCGCCTACTGGACGCTCTCGGCAGGCGGAAAGACAGCCGCCCGCGCAGGCTGGAGCTATGAGCGGCCCACGCCTGCCTTTGCTGCCATTGCCGGATTTGTGGCCGTGTATGCGGGCCAGATGGACGAATGCCGCCTAGACGGCGAGCGCGTGACGCCGCAGCCGGGCGGGTTTTATGGCGGCTGGATTACGGCGGATGTGGTGGGGCCGTTTAAGGGCGGGCCGGGGTCTATGGGTTGGTAG
- a CDS encoding RCC1 domain-containing protein codes for MTAQDPKDATRKAFATVQIQAASTAISTPWRTHTFVAGDGYSLAIAEDGRLWAWGRNDRKQVPGAKAIANPVPLLVEGLTNVSAVATAADANFSLMGLALTEDRNLWAWGKDRGTPAVLEKNIKYVSYGACLLVSAGDGTFSYTRGNGRLRNPLKNVTYAISVGSTNSTGYIAAIDSNGNAFISNDCDGTLKSIPAISEVVTITPLTDSSFLAQLQNGTAMRIDQKGATALAGFQDINKMSSINMLGTGGRGYVATKNGEVREFTVDKTGTPTVPRIVNGLQNIIDISVSRTHALFLDRDGRLFSIGDNTYGQLGNGSKQSTETPVSVIGVKVARP; via the coding sequence GTGACTGCACAAGATCCGAAGGATGCGACTCGAAAGGCGTTCGCTACCGTGCAAATTCAGGCTGCCAGCACAGCAATTTCAACGCCTTGGCGAACCCATACTTTCGTTGCAGGCGACGGCTACAGCTTAGCTATTGCGGAAGATGGCCGCCTCTGGGCTTGGGGACGCAATGATAGGAAACAAGTGCCCGGAGCCAAAGCAATCGCTAACCCCGTCCCACTGCTTGTAGAAGGACTCACCAACGTATCTGCCGTAGCTACTGCGGCTGACGCTAATTTTAGTCTGATGGGCTTAGCTCTGACTGAAGATCGCAATCTCTGGGCTTGGGGGAAAGACCGAGGTACACCAGCAGTTTTAGAGAAAAATATCAAGTATGTGAGCTATGGCGCTTGCCTGCTTGTTTCTGCTGGCGACGGCACTTTTTCCTATACACGTGGTAACGGACGCTTAAGAAATCCGCTCAAAAACGTAACTTATGCAATCAGCGTCGGTAGCACAAACAGCACTGGATACATCGCAGCTATAGATAGCAATGGCAATGCTTTTATATCGAATGACTGTGATGGCACTCTAAAGAGTATCCCTGCTATCAGCGAGGTTGTGACGATTACCCCGCTCACCGACTCCAGCTTTTTGGCTCAATTACAAAACGGTACAGCCATGCGAATAGATCAAAAAGGCGCAACCGCTTTGGCTGGCTTTCAGGACATAAATAAAATGAGCAGCATCAACATGTTGGGTACTGGTGGGAGAGGCTACGTTGCAACAAAGAATGGAGAGGTTCGGGAATTTACTGTAGATAAAACAGGAACGCCTACAGTACCTCGAATAGTTAATGGATTGCAAAATATCATCGATATTAGTGTTTCCCGTACGCACGCTCTTTTTCTTGATAGAGATGGAAGGCTGTTTTCAATAGGAGACAACACTTACGGACAGTTGGGCAACGGCAGTAAGCAATCTACAGAAACACCCGTGTCAGTAATTGGTGTTAAGGTTGCTCGTCCTTGA
- the pth gene encoding aminoacyl-tRNA hydrolase, with protein MRLIVGLGNPGTQYARTRHNVGWLVLDELGRRWGATWRKEKDAELAEIRVGAAPGTKVLLVRPLTFMNASGKAVAPLVSFYKLEPEALLAVQDDLDSPFGLLKFRPSGRHGGQNGIRDLIRVLGTEAFPRLKIGISRPPAGWDVSDWVLSRWRDEEAETLAELIRLGANAAEVWAQHGLKEGQAQFNGTDLRPKPEPLKVETVKVEPVKVEPVKVETVQAGADEVR; from the coding sequence TTGCGCCTGATTGTCGGCCTCGGCAATCCCGGCACGCAGTACGCCCGCACCCGGCACAACGTGGGCTGGCTGGTGCTGGATGAACTGGGACGGCGTTGGGGGGCCACGTGGCGCAAAGAAAAAGACGCGGAACTGGCCGAAATCCGCGTGGGGGCCGCGCCCGGAACCAAGGTGCTGCTGGTGCGCCCGCTGACGTTTATGAATGCGTCGGGCAAAGCCGTTGCGCCGTTGGTGTCCTTTTACAAGTTGGAGCCGGAGGCACTTCTGGCCGTTCAGGACGACCTCGACAGCCCGTTTGGGTTACTGAAATTTCGCCCCAGTGGGCGGCATGGCGGCCAAAACGGAATCCGTGACCTGATTCGGGTTCTCGGCACCGAAGCCTTTCCACGCCTGAAAATTGGCATTTCGCGGCCCCCGGCAGGCTGGGACGTGAGCGATTGGGTGCTGAGCCGCTGGCGCGACGAAGAAGCGGAGACGTTGGCCGAACTGATCCGGCTGGGGGCCAACGCCGCCGAAGTCTGGGCGCAACACGGGCTGAAAGAAGGTCAGGCGCAATTTAATGGCACAGATCTGAGGCCTAAGCCGGAGCCGCTCAAAGTGGAGACCGTCAAGGTTGAGCCAGTCAAGGTTGAGCCAGTCAAAGTGGAGACGGTGCAAGCCGGGGCAGATGAAGTGCGGTGA
- a CDS encoding DUF4126 domain-containing protein has product MELLTGLLSSLGLSGAAGLNAYIPLLVVGLLSRFGVLELSQPFDLLGNVWVLVGVGVIGLLDFVGDKIPGVDHLLHLFGGVVNAVAGAILFASQAGVADVPPALSLALGLIVAGGVQATRTVIRPVATATTGGLGNPVISTAEDGASLTISVLAIFAPILAVLGLAGVLVVAYRLWARVRGRRLL; this is encoded by the coding sequence ATGGAACTCCTCACTGGACTGCTTTCCTCGCTGGGCCTCTCCGGGGCGGCGGGCCTGAACGCTTATATTCCGCTGCTGGTGGTGGGCCTGCTCTCGCGTTTTGGCGTGCTGGAACTGTCGCAGCCCTTTGATTTGTTGGGCAACGTATGGGTGTTGGTAGGCGTGGGCGTGATCGGCCTGCTGGACTTTGTGGGCGACAAGATTCCCGGTGTAGACCATCTGCTCCACCTGTTCGGCGGCGTGGTCAATGCAGTGGCGGGGGCCATCCTGTTTGCGTCTCAGGCGGGTGTGGCCGATGTGCCCCCGGCCCTCAGCCTCGCATTGGGCCTGATCGTGGCAGGCGGCGTACAAGCCACGCGCACGGTCATTCGTCCGGTGGCAACGGCAACCACAGGCGGTTTGGGCAACCCAGTCATCAGCACCGCCGAGGACGGGGCCAGCCTGACCATCAGCGTGCTGGCAATTTTTGCCCCCATTCTGGCGGTGCTGGGTTTGGCAGGCGTACTGGTGGTGGCCTACCGCCTGTGGGCGCGGGTGCGGGGCCGCCGATTGCTGTAG
- a CDS encoding P-II family nitrogen regulator, translating into MKLVTAVVRPERVQQVKEALFQAGISGITLSRVSGHGGEQEVVEHYRGTRVMVEFRDKVEFRMAVSEPFVQAAIDAICRGARTGEVGDGKIFVQNLDRVVRIRTGEEDSAALTPVTEKKLTPSF; encoded by the coding sequence ATGAAACTAGTCACGGCGGTTGTGCGCCCCGAGCGGGTGCAGCAGGTCAAGGAAGCCCTATTTCAAGCGGGGATCAGCGGCATTACCCTCAGCCGGGTCAGCGGGCACGGCGGCGAGCAAGAAGTCGTGGAGCATTACCGGGGCACCCGCGTGATGGTGGAGTTCCGCGACAAGGTGGAATTCCGGATGGCGGTGTCTGAACCCTTCGTGCAGGCGGCCATAGACGCCATTTGCCGGGGCGCACGCACAGGCGAAGTGGGCGACGGCAAGATTTTCGTGCAGAACCTTGACCGGGTGGTGCGGATTCGCACGGGCGAAGAAGACAGCGCCGCCCTGACGCCCGTGACCGAAAAGAAACTGACGCCGAGCTTCTGA
- a CDS encoding ammonium transporter, with product MTNLNKILPTLLLLGGAALAQAATPELNTGDTAWLLIASALVLLMTPGLAFFYGGLTRAQSVLNTMMMSFVAIGLVAVLWTLAGYTIAFGPGGNAFFGSFANFGLEGLKDQLSGTIPTFVFAAFQGMFAIIALALISGAVVERMRFGAYLLFGGLWSLLIYAPLAHMVWSSDGWLFKDGALDFAGGTVVHIAAGVSALVAAFVVGPRIGHGRTAHIPHNVPFVLLGAGLLWFGWMGFNAGSALAANQTAGLAFITTLIAPAAAMLGWLAWEAARNGKPTAVGAATGLVVGLVAITPACAFVTPWAAIVIGLLAATASYWAVQLKAKLKADDALDVFACHGVAGIVGALLTGALAWTTGAGKPFGEQMITQIVAVLFTVVFTGLGTFVLLKLVGLIMPLRIPASQEITGIDISAHSEQGYSESETGLGAPVFVGGD from the coding sequence ATGACGAACCTGAACAAAATCCTGCCCACCCTGCTGCTGCTCGGCGGCGCGGCCTTGGCACAAGCGGCCACCCCCGAACTGAACACGGGCGACACCGCGTGGCTGCTGATCGCCTCGGCCCTCGTCCTGTTGATGACGCCCGGACTGGCCTTCTTTTACGGCGGCTTGACCCGCGCCCAGAGCGTGCTGAACACCATGATGATGAGCTTCGTCGCCATCGGCTTGGTGGCTGTCCTGTGGACACTGGCCGGATACACCATCGCCTTCGGCCCCGGCGGGAACGCCTTCTTCGGCAGCTTCGCCAACTTCGGCCTAGAGGGTTTGAAAGACCAACTCAGCGGCACGATTCCCACCTTCGTCTTTGCTGCCTTTCAGGGCATGTTCGCCATCATCGCGCTGGCCCTGATTTCCGGCGCAGTCGTGGAGCGCATGCGCTTCGGCGCGTACCTGCTGTTCGGCGGCCTCTGGAGCCTGCTGATTTACGCGCCCCTGGCCCACATGGTCTGGAGCAGCGACGGCTGGCTCTTTAAAGACGGCGCACTGGACTTTGCAGGCGGCACTGTGGTTCACATCGCCGCTGGTGTGAGTGCGTTGGTCGCGGCGTTCGTGGTCGGCCCCCGCATCGGGCATGGCCGCACCGCCCACATTCCCCACAACGTACCGTTTGTGCTGTTGGGCGCGGGCCTGCTGTGGTTCGGCTGGATGGGCTTCAACGCTGGCTCGGCCCTCGCCGCCAACCAGACCGCCGGACTCGCTTTCATCACTACCCTGATCGCTCCTGCCGCCGCCATGCTGGGCTGGCTGGCTTGGGAAGCTGCCCGCAACGGCAAGCCCACCGCCGTCGGTGCCGCCACCGGTTTGGTCGTCGGTCTGGTCGCCATCACGCCCGCCTGCGCCTTCGTCACCCCTTGGGCCGCCATTGTGATCGGACTGTTGGCCGCCACCGCTTCTTACTGGGCCGTGCAGCTGAAGGCCAAACTCAAGGCCGACGACGCCCTAGACGTGTTCGCCTGTCACGGGGTGGCCGGAATCGTAGGCGCACTCTTGACCGGAGCCTTGGCGTGGACAACGGGTGCGGGCAAACCCTTCGGTGAGCAGATGATCACCCAGATCGTGGCCGTCCTGTTCACGGTGGTCTTTACCGGCCTCGGCACCTTCGTCCTGCTGAAACTGGTCGGCCTGATCATGCCGCTGCGGATTCCTGCCAGTCAGGAAATCACGGGCATCGACATCAGCGCCCACAGCGAGCAGGGCTACAGCGAAAGCGAAACGGGCCTCGGCGCACCCGTGTTCGTCGGCGGCGACTGA
- a CDS encoding V-type ATPase subunit subunit G family protein encodes MDASSRVLSELASREAALDAQIEAAREEAKREVEAAEQEAARILRDAEARAQAMQAEHDGQLTTETQAIRADATAQAEGDAQVSRERASARIQQAAEHILKAVLP; translated from the coding sequence TTGGACGCTTCAAGTCGAGTCTTGAGTGAACTGGCCAGCCGTGAGGCCGCGCTGGACGCCCAGATCGAAGCGGCCCGCGAGGAAGCGAAGCGGGAGGTCGAGGCTGCCGAGCAGGAAGCGGCCCGTATTCTCCGTGACGCGGAGGCGCGCGCTCAGGCCATGCAGGCCGAACATGACGGGCAGCTCACCACAGAAACGCAGGCTATTCGTGCCGACGCCACCGCGCAGGCGGAGGGCGACGCGCAGGTGTCGCGTGAACGGGCCAGCGCCCGGATTCAGCAGGCCGCCGAACACATTCTGAAGGCGGTGTTGCCGTGA
- a CDS encoding V-type ATP synthase subunit I, with protein MINPMQQVIIAVRKRDSEAVITALQDAGVLHLKPITGGPLNTGSLAGQDALARREDERLLARAESTIAELGAYRPAPAPLPAQGEWENVVEAAAVPVGALAKERQVLQADLDAEAAYGPAVRALSHIVGGLDRSRRVSLVPFLLQPTDNVAELDAALQGSLKDRYLLATEPVGQNRVGVIATLRGERDAARTALGKVRLGELRLPGRFDTMPLSEAAAEMERIQKGGADRQVALNGTREKLAQTHGPALYAVRDALKDRVAIHDVRAVSARGKYSLAMQGYVPADRVPALTAALGKFGDAVSYELHEADEHHDRTIPVELKNNSYVRPFSLVMGLMSLPKYGTFDPTWVIAVFFPLFFGIIIADIGYGLLFLLFGMWLLGKAKRNEGWNLSFFGAYIPPATLKDLGFVTNVMAAWAILWGVLTGEFFGTLLEHMHFFYINPGLLDRLWGWTGLTFPVEPEKVAEGYYKGLIPIVFPRLETSYFSNVALVFSLLFGILQVLWGWGIRIQQGVKHKDPVHVWEGLALFGGVGALILMAFATQAGKNFGEFSNFANPLILLMYVGFALFLIGWIRVIKHYPLLPIELLSQGGAVVSYARIFAVGLVSAILAKLCTDVGWSLYENIGFLGIIIGVILGAALHFFVLALTLIGHVIQPLRLHMVEFLNPTGFNAETSPAYNPLRRLSPRTSAGQVK; from the coding sequence GTGATCAACCCCATGCAGCAAGTCATTATTGCCGTTCGCAAGCGGGACAGCGAAGCGGTAATTACGGCCCTGCAAGACGCCGGGGTGCTGCACCTCAAGCCCATCACGGGCGGCCCGCTGAACACGGGATCACTGGCAGGCCAAGACGCTTTGGCCCGCCGCGAAGACGAACGCCTGCTGGCACGGGCAGAAAGCACCATCGCCGAACTCGGCGCTTACCGCCCCGCTCCTGCTCCCCTGCCCGCGCAGGGCGAGTGGGAAAACGTGGTGGAGGCCGCCGCTGTTCCGGTGGGGGCGCTGGCCAAGGAACGGCAGGTGCTTCAGGCCGATCTGGACGCCGAAGCGGCTTACGGCCCGGCGGTGCGTGCCTTGTCTCATATCGTGGGCGGGCTAGACCGTAGCCGCCGCGTGAGCCTCGTGCCGTTCCTGCTTCAGCCCACCGACAACGTGGCCGAACTGGACGCGGCGCTGCAAGGTTCGCTGAAAGACCGCTACCTGCTGGCCACCGAGCCTGTGGGCCAGAACCGCGTCGGCGTCATCGCAACCCTGAGAGGGGAACGCGACGCCGCCCGCACGGCGCTGGGCAAGGTTCGCCTCGGTGAACTGCGCTTGCCGGGCCGCTTCGACACTATGCCCCTCTCTGAGGCCGCCGCAGAAATGGAGCGGATTCAGAAGGGCGGCGCTGACCGTCAAGTGGCGCTGAACGGCACCCGCGAAAAGCTGGCGCAGACGCACGGCCCCGCGCTGTACGCCGTGCGCGACGCCCTCAAAGACCGGGTCGCCATTCACGACGTGCGGGCGGTATCGGCTCGGGGTAAATACAGCCTCGCCATGCAGGGCTACGTGCCCGCAGACCGCGTGCCTGCCCTGACCGCCGCGCTGGGCAAATTCGGTGACGCCGTCAGCTACGAGCTCCACGAGGCCGACGAACACCATGACCGCACCATTCCGGTCGAACTGAAGAACAACAGCTATGTGCGGCCCTTCAGCCTCGTCATGGGTCTGATGAGCCTGCCCAAATACGGCACCTTCGATCCCACGTGGGTCATCGCCGTGTTTTTCCCGCTGTTCTTCGGGATCATCATTGCCGATATCGGCTACGGCCTGCTGTTCCTGCTGTTCGGAATGTGGCTGCTGGGCAAGGCCAAGCGCAACGAGGGTTGGAATCTCAGCTTCTTCGGGGCGTATATTCCGCCCGCGACCCTCAAAGACCTCGGCTTCGTCACCAACGTGATGGCGGCTTGGGCCATCTTGTGGGGCGTCCTCACCGGCGAATTCTTCGGCACCCTGCTGGAGCATATGCATTTCTTCTACATCAACCCCGGTCTGCTTGACCGCCTGTGGGGTTGGACTGGCCTGACCTTCCCTGTCGAGCCTGAAAAGGTGGCAGAGGGCTATTACAAGGGCCTGATTCCGATTGTCTTCCCCCGTCTGGAAACCAGCTACTTTTCCAATGTGGCGCTGGTGTTCTCGCTGCTGTTCGGGATTCTGCAAGTCCTGTGGGGCTGGGGCATCCGCATTCAGCAGGGTGTCAAGCACAAAGACCCCGTGCATGTCTGGGAAGGTCTCGCCCTGTTCGGCGGTGTGGGCGCGCTGATTCTGATGGCCTTCGCAACGCAGGCAGGCAAGAACTTCGGTGAGTTCTCCAACTTCGCCAACCCCCTGATTCTGCTGATGTACGTGGGCTTTGCCCTGTTCCTGATCGGCTGGATCCGGGTCATCAAGCACTACCCGCTGCTGCCCATCGAACTGCTCTCGCAGGGCGGCGCAGTCGTCAGCTACGCCCGTATCTTCGCGGTGGGTCTGGTCAGTGCCATTCTCGCCAAACTGTGTACCGACGTGGGCTGGAGCCTGTACGAAAATATCGGCTTCCTCGGCATCATCATCGGGGTCATTCTCGGCGCGGCGCTGCACTTCTTCGTGCTGGCCCTCACCCTGATCGGCCACGTGATTCAGCCGTTGCGTCTGCATATGGTCGAATTTCTCAACCCCACCGGCTTCAACGCCGAAACCAGCCCCGCGTACAATCCTCTTCGCCGCCTCAGCCCACGCACCAGCGCCGGGCAGGTCAAATAA
- a CDS encoding V-type ATP synthase subunit K, giving the protein MTKYNKIVLASLVLALATSGLAQEAGAAANDDLYRGLRAIGAGLALGLGAVGTGIAQARIGSSLVGAVAEDPSKAGSLLLYFLIPETLVIFGFLALFILN; this is encoded by the coding sequence ATGACCAAGTACAACAAGATCGTCCTCGCTTCCCTCGTTCTCGCCCTCGCCACCAGTGGTCTGGCCCAAGAAGCGGGCGCAGCAGCCAACGATGACCTGTACCGTGGGTTGCGTGCCATCGGCGCAGGCTTGGCCCTCGGCCTCGGCGCAGTGGGCACCGGCATCGCGCAGGCCCGCATCGGCTCCAGCTTGGTCGGCGCAGTGGCCGAAGACCCCAGCAAGGCCGGTAGCCTGCTGCTCTACTTCCTGATCCCCGAAACGCTCGTGATCTTCGGCTTCCTCGCCCTGTTCATCCTGAACTGA
- a CDS encoding V-type ATP synthase subunit E codes for MALDKLLEQEAQSEIERIRAEARDRAAAILKDAQDRAESLLDSRTRALQNQRQAGLVRARSAAELERSASRLKAGESSLTQVYSLVEGHLQEVIAAPEYREILSRLIWQAREAIPNADAVEVNPADVLVARELVSDLPVRENAGIVGGVRVLSNGGKSGITNTLAGRLERVKGELAPQISRLLAE; via the coding sequence ATGGCGCTCGACAAGCTTCTCGAACAGGAGGCGCAATCGGAAATCGAGCGCATCCGCGCCGAAGCCCGTGACCGCGCCGCCGCCATCCTGAAAGACGCCCAAGACCGTGCCGAATCGCTGCTGGACAGCCGCACCCGCGCCCTGCAAAACCAGCGCCAAGCCGGGCTGGTGCGGGCACGCAGCGCCGCCGAGTTGGAGCGCAGCGCCTCCCGCCTCAAAGCGGGCGAGTCCAGCCTGACGCAGGTGTACAGCCTCGTAGAAGGGCACTTGCAAGAAGTGATCGCGGCTCCCGAGTACCGGGAGATCTTGTCCCGCCTGATCTGGCAGGCTCGCGAAGCCATTCCCAATGCCGACGCGGTCGAAGTGAACCCCGCCGACGTGCTGGTGGCCCGCGAACTCGTGTCTGACCTGCCCGTGCGTGAAAACGCTGGAATCGTCGGCGGCGTGCGCGTGCTGTCTAACGGCGGCAAGAGCGGCATCACCAACACCCTCGCGGGCCGCTTGGAGCGCGTGAAGGGTGAACTCGCGCCGCAGATCAGCCGTCTGCTGGCCGAGTAA
- a CDS encoding V0D/AC39 family V-type ATPase subunit — protein MPDDYSYINTRVRIMRTKLLDGRSLDSALSSGSYQEFLRVLTETELAANMRETTTEGAGLPELDRALSENLFATTQKVLNFADGDAKREIQALLMKWDLVNLKTIARGVVGGRGADAILSSLIPGGTIKTAALQTAAQSSDLAAAATAIAISGHPLAKSMRDGASAYAASSRLLDLEVALDQGYYRHALNVARNTSLRRYLSREIDVTNALIARASKGQPLDPNLFVAGGHLDAGGYARLAGGDAGGVPDIVGILDAPTLEDAEVAARTALDNSARNVAASDPEGVGIILDFLRRKEIEIAKLRLIARGKFYNLSAEQIRKEVQA, from the coding sequence ATGCCCGACGACTATTCCTACATCAACACGCGGGTTCGTATCATGCGAACCAAACTGCTCGACGGGCGCTCGCTCGACTCGGCGCTCTCGTCGGGCAGCTATCAGGAATTCCTGCGCGTGCTGACCGAAACCGAACTGGCCGCCAACATGCGCGAAACCACCACCGAGGGTGCGGGCCTGCCTGAGCTTGACCGCGCCCTGTCCGAGAACCTGTTTGCCACCACCCAGAAGGTGCTGAACTTTGCCGATGGCGACGCCAAACGCGAGATTCAGGCCCTGCTGATGAAGTGGGATCTGGTGAATCTCAAGACCATCGCGCGTGGTGTGGTGGGTGGGCGCGGTGCCGACGCCATTCTGAGCAGCCTGATTCCGGGCGGCACCATTAAAACGGCGGCCCTGCAAACGGCGGCCCAGAGCAGTGACCTTGCCGCAGCCGCCACCGCCATCGCCATCAGCGGGCATCCGCTGGCCAAGTCGATGCGCGACGGGGCCAGTGCCTACGCTGCCAGCAGCCGCCTGCTCGACCTAGAAGTGGCGCTGGATCAGGGCTACTACCGCCACGCGCTAAACGTGGCCCGCAACACCAGCCTGCGCCGCTACCTGAGCCGGGAAATCGACGTGACCAACGCGCTGATTGCCCGCGCCAGCAAAGGCCAACCCCTCGACCCCAACCTGTTCGTGGCGGGCGGGCACCTTGACGCAGGCGGCTACGCCCGCTTGGCAGGCGGGGACGCAGGCGGCGTGCCTGACATCGTGGGCATTCTGGACGCGCCCACGCTGGAAGACGCCGAAGTGGCGGCCCGCACGGCGCTCGACAACTCGGCCCGCAATGTGGCGGCCAGCGATCCCGAAGGTGTGGGGATCATCCTTGATTTTCTGCGCCGCAAGGAAATAGAGATCGCCAAGCTGCGCCTGATCGCACGCGGGAAGTTTTATAACCTGAGTGCCGAGCAGATTCGCAAAGAGGTGCAAGCATGA
- a CDS encoding V-type ATP synthase subunit F produces MTAPTLAGGMQRVAVLTDNETATGYRLAGAEVIEVTADSALRELEALINGNRYGLIAVDTGLIPDPATATARVMRGRDLPILLPIPSLADAFSADTVDAKAYMGKLVRETIGFDIKL; encoded by the coding sequence ATGACGGCCCCCACTTTGGCAGGCGGCATGCAGCGCGTGGCCGTGCTAACCGACAACGAAACGGCCACCGGCTACCGCCTCGCAGGTGCAGAAGTGATCGAGGTCACCGCAGACAGCGCCCTGCGCGAACTCGAAGCCCTGATCAACGGCAACCGTTACGGCCTGATTGCGGTGGACACCGGCCTGATTCCTGATCCGGCCACCGCCACCGCCCGCGTCATGCGGGGCCGCGACTTGCCTATTCTGCTCCCCATTCCCAGCCTTGCCGACGCTTTCAGTGCCGATACCGTGGACGCCAAAGCCTACATGGGTAAACTCGTGCGCGAGACCATCGGCTTTGATATCAAGCTTTAA